One part of the Dunckerocampus dactyliophorus isolate RoL2022-P2 chromosome 11, RoL_Ddac_1.1, whole genome shotgun sequence genome encodes these proteins:
- the mtus1a gene encoding microtubule-associated tumor suppressor 1 homolog A isoform X2 yields the protein MPNSAFTMSYNEHTGTTVPLPRRDIQLELPPGSLYDNGSLSPSPDSSSSVSTRSDREASSSPDINMLDRCITEGFLLNSLQGTALLQQNLFGDTSMSLSQTCITTSLGDHVNFDNKNLSSQGNQETQEYCSFSRSKGNVSDKKVTSPDSAGTGEEGQISSCESSRHGSAENDCFSMSSGEMVIRSNSFCLADQSLLVFSSLDESSISPVTALAEFQNEAKILTTPTLPDVCENVAEVKTEHSYLGMTFTLADHWELPEEDNLSAATSPVVLPGGTQGGLFMTFLCEASPDDKPVQLTSMEAAVAPYSAAFTPEKGTTFVPNLSPMHDLNKDSQTSTPVPNTGIKILPSLSESPCTKSTGSPRLLPAEKQRKSVTSTNLAMGLSQPASKVNKIEIKKCPKSDLSNAKSKVVARTVGSGSSLQQKQLQANLHSKHIEAPIGTKSRKGIHTNAFVSATDKRENNAQKQVNPRGAPLGVTIIQSPEDSAGNGKCNSSISTTASETAQTACFSTVSSENEQTASCQVVDIPSHCTGNQNVSLSSFETSPDKSVQKDLKRTPKKHTSNKIEVKSSSTLSCVKTRPRCSSESLPCSSRTPKERITTTKFSNNITFPRNEKQTKPRTLSNSSQSKLTSLAEGTKRAVGNSTREVNKISLVTESGRAPGSSLDQTKSRARGQTFPRQSRGTSLSHLPTASPRPASQSVRQRQVTSSRVDFRMPKSVGTPQSTQNSIAAGSQRAQATGEQSLEAASSASVKPQLNGSRLPQTPTRSSLMGPPPTPTSRLPRKTPVPSRSQNGGSVGRDRASGGAGRKQTTVKTVGLKARLLPNPGKSNGPIVSDSARKCSPVMPSTSTPAPITSKGSCTSTASPLKRSASSRLVNLTPSRPVDNNNPKAGCRQQPPLQQVSTSQSKQNNGRPDVVPPSVKQGDRKDQRIQHLTELLASSNCRFEAVTVVLQQTLAERDESMGRCKELSQELVSLRGELVCSVNSSERLEKEKQDLQNALDNAMQRLKEQHQQDLEEVEQRLQVFYQAECDKVHLSYQEEADKCKALLQQQMAELECSQNAVKLELEHSHIEQLQCAKQQHEQSLLELGNIHNQQLESLSASLKATEATLSAQIEELTQQNAAMMEKLTAEENKRMELVESQKDSHTVYLEQELESLKVVLDIKNKQLHQREKKMMDVDKLVEKNVKLDESLKRVQQENEDLKARIERHATLWRQLSTEQAMLQESLQKESKVNKRLSMENEELLWKLHNGDLSSPHKVSPTSMSPSHSFSLQSPRSPGTCSPPPLSPR from the exons ATGCCTAATTCAGCATTTACTATGTCTTACAATGAACACACTGGGACCACAGTTCCTCTGCCACGCAGAGACATACAGCTTGAGCTCCCACCTGGGAGTCTTTACGACAATGGATCCCTGTCCCCATCGCCGGACTCCTCCAGTAGTGTCTCTACTCGCAGTGACAGAGAAGCCAGCAGCTCTCCTGACATCAACATGCTGGACCGTTGCATCACAGAAGGCTTTCTTTTGAATAGCTTGCAAGGCACTGCCCTACTACAGCAGAATTTGTTCGGTGACACAAGCATGAGCCTGTCCCAAACATGTATCACCACTTCTCTCGGTGATCATGTGaattttgacaataaaaacttGAGCTCACAGGGCAACCAAGAGACACAGGAGTACTGCTCTTTCAGTCGGAGCAAGGGAAATGTAAGTGATAAGAAAGTGACTTCTCCAGACTCTGCTGGGACAGGGGAAGAAGGCCAAATCAGTTCATGTGAGAGTTCTCGGCATGGATCAGCTGAGAACGACTGCTTCTCTATGAGCTCTGGAGAAATGGTGATAAGGAGCAACAGTTTTTGTTTGGCGGACCAGTCCCTCTTGGTATTTTCTTCCCTCGATGAATCCTCCATCTCACCAGTCACAGCGCTTGCAGAATTTCAGAATGAAGCAAAGATTTTGACCACGCCCACCTTGCCAGATGTGTGTGAGAATGTAGCTGAGGTGAAGACAGAGCATTCATACCTTGGCATGACTTTTACCCTGGCAGACCACTGGGAGCTGCCTGAGGAAGACAATTTGAGTGCGGCTACCTCTCCTGTGGTTCTGCCAGGTGGAACTCAGGGAGGTCTTTTCATGACCTTTTTGTGCGAAGCATCTCCAGATGATAAACCAGTTCAACTGACAAGTATGGAAGCAGCGGTGGCACCTTACTCTGCGGCATTCACTCCAGAAAAAGGCACGACCTTTGTGCCCAATCTGTCACCTATGCATGATCTGAATAAAGATAGTCAGACTTCCACACCGGTACCAAACACTGGCATTAAAATACTTCCCTCACTTTCCGAATCTCCTTGCACCAAAAGTACAGGCAGTCCAAGATTATTACCAGCTGAAAAGCAGCGAAAATCTGTCACTTCCACAAATTTGGCCATGGGACTGTCTCAGCCTGCCAGCAAAGTCAATAAAATAGAGATTAAGAAGTGTCCTAAATCAGACTTGAGTAATGCAAAATCTAAAGTTGTCGCTAGAACTGTAGGTTCAGGATCTTCTCTACAACAGAAACAACTGCAAGCAAATTTGCACAGCAAACACATTGAGGCTCCTATAGGTACCAAGAGCAGAAAAGGAATTCATACTAATGCCTTTGTTTCTGCCACTGATAAAAGAGAAAACAATGCCCAGAAACAAGTCAATCCAAGGGGTGCTCCCTTGGGTGTGACAATCATACAGTCACCTGAGGATAGTGCGGGGAATGGAAAGTGCAACAGTAGCATATCCACCACAGCAAGTGAAACTGCTCAAACAGCATGTTTCAGCACTGTCAGCTCTGAGAATGAGCAAACGGCCTCATGCCAAGTAGTAGACATTCCATCTCACTGCACTGGCAACCAAAATGTCTCTCTGTCATCCTTTGAAACATCTCCTGATAAAAGTGTGCAGAAAGATCTTAAACGGACTCCCAAGAAGCACACGTCAAACAAAATTGAGGTCAAGTCAAGCTCAACTTTGAGTTGCGTCAAAACAAGGCCTCGATGCTCATCAGAGAGTTTACCATGTTCATCTCGGACACCTAAGGAAAGGATAACAACTACTAAGTTCTCAAATAACATTACATTCcccagaaatgaaaaacaaaccaaaccacGGACTCTAAGCAACTCTTCCCAGAGTAAACTGACCTCATTGGCTGAGGGCACAAAAAGAGCTGTGGGCAACTCCACAAGAGAAGTTAATAAGATCAGCCTGGTG ACAGAATCTGGCAGAGCACCTGGATCCTCTTTGGATCAGACTAAGAGCAGGGCTCGAGGACAGACATTTCCAAGACAATCACGAGGGACATCACTTTCACATCTTCCAACTGCCAGTCCCAGACCTGCTAGTCAGTCTGTCAGGCAGAGACAAGTAACCAGTTCAAGGGTTGATTTCAGGATGCCTAAAAGTGTAGGCACGCCACAGTCTACGCAGAATAGCattgcag CAGGCAGTCAGAGGGCTCAGGCAACAGGAGAGCAGTCCCTTGAAGCAGCCTCATCAGCAAGTGTTAAGCCCCAGCTGAATGGATCCCGACTTCCTCAGACTCCCACGCGCTCGTCTCTTATGGGCCCTCCCCCTACTCCTACCTCTCGACTACCTCGCAAGACCCCAGTGCCATCCAGGAGCCAAAATGGAGGCAGTGTGGGCAGAGATCGGG CTTCTGGAGGTGCTGGACGTAAACAAACCACTGTCAAGACTGTTGGATTGAAAGCAAGACTCTTACCAAACCCTGGAAAAAGCAATGGACCAA TTGTCAGTGACTCTGCCAGAAAGTGTTCTCCAGTCATGCCCTCAACAAGCACGCCTGCTCCTATTACCAGCAAAGGATCTTGTACTTCTACAGCGAGCCCTTTGaaaagatctgcttcttccagATTAGTTAATCTAACACCAAGCAGACCAG TGGACAACAACAATCCAAAGGCCGGTTGCCGCCAGCAACCACCTCTGCAGCAAGTGTCAACATCTCAATCAAAGCAGAATAATGGACGCCCAGATGTGGTACCACCTAGTGTCAAGCAGGGTGACAGAAAGGACCAAAGGATCCAACATCTCACAGAACTACTTGCATCCTCCAACTGCAGATTTGAGGCAGTTACCGTTGTGTTGCAGCAAACTCTGGCTGAG CGTGATGAATCCATGGGGCGGTGCAAAGAACTATCTCAGGAGCTGGTCAGTCTCCGAGGAGAGCTGG TATGCTCCGTTAATTCCTCTGAACGGCTGGAAAAGGAGAAGCAGGACTTGCAGAATGCTCTGGACAATGCAATGCAGAGATTGAAAGAGCAGCACCAGCAGGACCTGGAAGAGGTGGAGCAGAGACTGCAGGTCTTCTACCAGGCTGAGTGCGACAAGGTCCACCTCAGCTACCAGGAGGAGGCAGACAAGTGCAAAGCTCTGCTACAGCAGCAG ATGGCAGAACTTGAATGCAGCCAAAATGCCGTGAAGCTGGAATTGGAGCACAGCCATATAGAGCAGCTGCAATGTGCTAAGCAGCAACATGAACAGTCACTACTAG AGCTCGGAAATATCCACAATCAGCAGCTGGAGTCTTTGAGTGCAAGTTTGAAAGCCACAGAAGCTACTCTGTCT GCACAGATTGAAGAGCTGACTCAGCAGAACGCTGCCATGATGGAGAAGCTAACAGCAGAGGAGAACAAGAGGATGGAGCTCGTTGAGAGTCAG AAGGACTCGCACACTGTGTATCTGGAGCAGGAGCTGGAAAGCCTGAAGGTGGTGCtggatatcaaaaacaaacaactacaCCAGCGGGAGAAGAAGATGATGGACGTTGACAAACTT GTTGAGAAAAATGTGAAGTTGGATGAGAGCCTTAAAAGGGTCCAGCAGGAGAACGAGGACCTCAAAGCTCGCATAGAGAGGCATGCCACACTTTGGAG GCAGCTGTCCACAGAGCAGGCCATGCTGCAGGAATCCCTCCAGAAGGAGTCCAAGGTGAACAAGCGTTTGTCCATGGAGAATGAAGAGCTGCTGTGGAAGCTCCACAACGGAGACCTGAGCAGCCCTCACAAGGTGTCCCCCACCTCTATGTCTCCTTCCCACTCCTTCAGCCTCCAATCGCCTCGCAGTCCTGGCACATGTTCTCCTCCCCCTCTCTCGCCCAGATAA
- the polr1d gene encoding DNA-directed RNA polymerases I and III subunit RPAC2, translated as MAAEGEKKRVLEMVQVDGADEGSVTFVMHDEDHTLGNSLRYMIMKNECVEFCGYTITHPSESKINFRIQTKDGTPAIEPLRRGLNELCDVCQHVLNTFEAKVNEFQEKQEQPME; from the exons ATGGCTGCGGAAGGCGAGAAAAAGCGAGTCCTAGAGATG GTCCAGGTTGATGGGGCAGATGAGGGCTCCGTCACATTTGTGATGCATGATGAAGACCATACCCTGGGAAACTCCCTGCGATACATGATCATGAAAAA tgagtgtgttgagttcTGCGGCTACACCATCACACATCCATCTGAAAGCAAGATTAACTTTCGAATTCAGACAAAAG ATGGAACTCCAGCCATTGAGCCTCTTAGGAGGGGCCTAAATGAGCTCTGTGATGTTTGTCAACATGTTCTCAACACCTTTGAg GCAAAAGTAAACGAGTTCCAAGAGAAGCAGGAACAACCCATGGAGTGA
- the sybl1 gene encoding vesicle-associated membrane protein 7, with the protein MAILFAVVARGTTILAKHAWCGGNFLEVTGQILAKIPSENNKLTYSHGSYLFHYICHDRIIYLCITDDDFERSRAFNFLNEIKRRFQTTYGSRAQTALPYAMNSEFSSTLAAQMKHHSDPRGSDRLTETQMQVDDLKGIMVRNIDLVAQRGEKLELLIDKTENLVDSSVTFKTTSRNLARAMCMKNLKLTLVIVLVCLVVLYIIVSASCGGLSWPSCVK; encoded by the exons ATGGCAATTCTGTTTGCCGTGGTGGCCCGTGGAACCACCATCCTTGCCAAGCATGCATGGTGTGGTGGAAACTTCCTCGAAGTGACGGGACAGATCCTCGCCAAGATCCCATCAGAGAATAACAAATTGACCTACAGCCACGGCAG CTATCTTTTTCATTACATCTGTCATGACAGAATCATATACCTGTGTATCACAGATGAT GACTTTGAAAGGTCACGTGCGTTCAACTTCCTTAATGAGATCAAGAGGCGCTTCCAGACAACCTATGGGTCGAGAGCACAAACAGCCCTGCCGTACGCCATGAACAGCGAGTTCTCATCTACGCTTGCAGCACAGATG AAACACCACTCAGACCCACGGGGGTCAGATCGCCTTACAGAAACACAGATGCAAGTGGACGACCTGAAGGGTATTATGGTCCGCAACATAG ATTTGGTTGCTCAGAGAGGGGAGAAGCTGGAGTTGTTGATTGACAAGACTGAAAATCTGGTTGATTCT TCTGTCACATTTAAGACCACAAGTCGTAACCTTGCCAGAGCCATGTGCATGAAAAACCTCAAGCTGACTCTTGTCATTGTGCTGGTGTGCCTG GTGGTCCTGTACATTATCGTCTCTGCTTCCTGTGGAGGCCTTAGCTGGCCGTCTTGTGTCAAATGA
- the mtus1a gene encoding microtubule-associated tumor suppressor 1 homolog A isoform X1, producing the protein MPNSAFTMSYNEHTGTTVPLPRRDIQLELPPGSLYDNGSLSPSPDSSSSVSTRSDREASSSPDINMLDRCITEGFLLNSLQGTALLQQNLFGDTSMSLSQTCITTSLGDHVNFDNKNLSSQGNQETQEYCSFSRSKGNVSDKKVTSPDSAGTGEEGQISSCESSRHGSAENDCFSMSSGEMVIRSNSFCLADQSLLVFSSLDESSISPVTALAEFQNEAKILTTPTLPDVCENVAEVKTEHSYLGMTFTLADHWELPEEDNLSAATSPVVLPGGTQGGLFMTFLCEASPDDKPVQLTSMEAAVAPYSAAFTPEKGTTFVPNLSPMHDLNKDSQTSTPVPNTGIKILPSLSESPCTKSTGSPRLLPAEKQRKSVTSTNLAMGLSQPASKVNKIEIKKCPKSDLSNAKSKVVARTVGSGSSLQQKQLQANLHSKHIEAPIGTKSRKGIHTNAFVSATDKRENNAQKQVNPRGAPLGVTIIQSPEDSAGNGKCNSSISTTASETAQTACFSTVSSENEQTASCQVVDIPSHCTGNQNVSLSSFETSPDKSVQKDLKRTPKKHTSNKIEVKSSSTLSCVKTRPRCSSESLPCSSRTPKERITTTKFSNNITFPRNEKQTKPRTLSNSSQSKLTSLAEGTKRAVGNSTREVNKISLVTESGRAPGSSLDQTKSRARGQTFPRQSRGTSLSHLPTASPRPASQSVRQRQVTSSRVDFRMPKSVGTPQSTQNSIAAGSQRAQATGEQSLEAASSASVKPQLNGSRLPQTPTRSSLMGPPPTPTSRLPRKTPVPSRSQNGGSVGRDRGEASGGAGRKQTTVKTVGLKARLLPNPGKSNGPIVSDSARKCSPVMPSTSTPAPITSKGSCTSTASPLKRSASSRLVNLTPSRPVDNNNPKAGCRQQPPLQQVSTSQSKQNNGRPDVVPPSVKQGDRKDQRIQHLTELLASSNCRFEAVTVVLQQTLAERDESMGRCKELSQELVSLRGELVCSVNSSERLEKEKQDLQNALDNAMQRLKEQHQQDLEEVEQRLQVFYQAECDKVHLSYQEEADKCKALLQQQMAELECSQNAVKLELEHSHIEQLQCAKQQHEQSLLELGNIHNQQLESLSASLKATEATLSAQIEELTQQNAAMMEKLTAEENKRMELVESQKDSHTVYLEQELESLKVVLDIKNKQLHQREKKMMDVDKLVEKNVKLDESLKRVQQENEDLKARIERHATLWRQLSTEQAMLQESLQKESKVNKRLSMENEELLWKLHNGDLSSPHKVSPTSMSPSHSFSLQSPRSPGTCSPPPLSPR; encoded by the exons ATGCCTAATTCAGCATTTACTATGTCTTACAATGAACACACTGGGACCACAGTTCCTCTGCCACGCAGAGACATACAGCTTGAGCTCCCACCTGGGAGTCTTTACGACAATGGATCCCTGTCCCCATCGCCGGACTCCTCCAGTAGTGTCTCTACTCGCAGTGACAGAGAAGCCAGCAGCTCTCCTGACATCAACATGCTGGACCGTTGCATCACAGAAGGCTTTCTTTTGAATAGCTTGCAAGGCACTGCCCTACTACAGCAGAATTTGTTCGGTGACACAAGCATGAGCCTGTCCCAAACATGTATCACCACTTCTCTCGGTGATCATGTGaattttgacaataaaaacttGAGCTCACAGGGCAACCAAGAGACACAGGAGTACTGCTCTTTCAGTCGGAGCAAGGGAAATGTAAGTGATAAGAAAGTGACTTCTCCAGACTCTGCTGGGACAGGGGAAGAAGGCCAAATCAGTTCATGTGAGAGTTCTCGGCATGGATCAGCTGAGAACGACTGCTTCTCTATGAGCTCTGGAGAAATGGTGATAAGGAGCAACAGTTTTTGTTTGGCGGACCAGTCCCTCTTGGTATTTTCTTCCCTCGATGAATCCTCCATCTCACCAGTCACAGCGCTTGCAGAATTTCAGAATGAAGCAAAGATTTTGACCACGCCCACCTTGCCAGATGTGTGTGAGAATGTAGCTGAGGTGAAGACAGAGCATTCATACCTTGGCATGACTTTTACCCTGGCAGACCACTGGGAGCTGCCTGAGGAAGACAATTTGAGTGCGGCTACCTCTCCTGTGGTTCTGCCAGGTGGAACTCAGGGAGGTCTTTTCATGACCTTTTTGTGCGAAGCATCTCCAGATGATAAACCAGTTCAACTGACAAGTATGGAAGCAGCGGTGGCACCTTACTCTGCGGCATTCACTCCAGAAAAAGGCACGACCTTTGTGCCCAATCTGTCACCTATGCATGATCTGAATAAAGATAGTCAGACTTCCACACCGGTACCAAACACTGGCATTAAAATACTTCCCTCACTTTCCGAATCTCCTTGCACCAAAAGTACAGGCAGTCCAAGATTATTACCAGCTGAAAAGCAGCGAAAATCTGTCACTTCCACAAATTTGGCCATGGGACTGTCTCAGCCTGCCAGCAAAGTCAATAAAATAGAGATTAAGAAGTGTCCTAAATCAGACTTGAGTAATGCAAAATCTAAAGTTGTCGCTAGAACTGTAGGTTCAGGATCTTCTCTACAACAGAAACAACTGCAAGCAAATTTGCACAGCAAACACATTGAGGCTCCTATAGGTACCAAGAGCAGAAAAGGAATTCATACTAATGCCTTTGTTTCTGCCACTGATAAAAGAGAAAACAATGCCCAGAAACAAGTCAATCCAAGGGGTGCTCCCTTGGGTGTGACAATCATACAGTCACCTGAGGATAGTGCGGGGAATGGAAAGTGCAACAGTAGCATATCCACCACAGCAAGTGAAACTGCTCAAACAGCATGTTTCAGCACTGTCAGCTCTGAGAATGAGCAAACGGCCTCATGCCAAGTAGTAGACATTCCATCTCACTGCACTGGCAACCAAAATGTCTCTCTGTCATCCTTTGAAACATCTCCTGATAAAAGTGTGCAGAAAGATCTTAAACGGACTCCCAAGAAGCACACGTCAAACAAAATTGAGGTCAAGTCAAGCTCAACTTTGAGTTGCGTCAAAACAAGGCCTCGATGCTCATCAGAGAGTTTACCATGTTCATCTCGGACACCTAAGGAAAGGATAACAACTACTAAGTTCTCAAATAACATTACATTCcccagaaatgaaaaacaaaccaaaccacGGACTCTAAGCAACTCTTCCCAGAGTAAACTGACCTCATTGGCTGAGGGCACAAAAAGAGCTGTGGGCAACTCCACAAGAGAAGTTAATAAGATCAGCCTGGTG ACAGAATCTGGCAGAGCACCTGGATCCTCTTTGGATCAGACTAAGAGCAGGGCTCGAGGACAGACATTTCCAAGACAATCACGAGGGACATCACTTTCACATCTTCCAACTGCCAGTCCCAGACCTGCTAGTCAGTCTGTCAGGCAGAGACAAGTAACCAGTTCAAGGGTTGATTTCAGGATGCCTAAAAGTGTAGGCACGCCACAGTCTACGCAGAATAGCattgcag CAGGCAGTCAGAGGGCTCAGGCAACAGGAGAGCAGTCCCTTGAAGCAGCCTCATCAGCAAGTGTTAAGCCCCAGCTGAATGGATCCCGACTTCCTCAGACTCCCACGCGCTCGTCTCTTATGGGCCCTCCCCCTACTCCTACCTCTCGACTACCTCGCAAGACCCCAGTGCCATCCAGGAGCCAAAATGGAGGCAGTGTGGGCAGAGATCGGGGTGAAG CTTCTGGAGGTGCTGGACGTAAACAAACCACTGTCAAGACTGTTGGATTGAAAGCAAGACTCTTACCAAACCCTGGAAAAAGCAATGGACCAA TTGTCAGTGACTCTGCCAGAAAGTGTTCTCCAGTCATGCCCTCAACAAGCACGCCTGCTCCTATTACCAGCAAAGGATCTTGTACTTCTACAGCGAGCCCTTTGaaaagatctgcttcttccagATTAGTTAATCTAACACCAAGCAGACCAG TGGACAACAACAATCCAAAGGCCGGTTGCCGCCAGCAACCACCTCTGCAGCAAGTGTCAACATCTCAATCAAAGCAGAATAATGGACGCCCAGATGTGGTACCACCTAGTGTCAAGCAGGGTGACAGAAAGGACCAAAGGATCCAACATCTCACAGAACTACTTGCATCCTCCAACTGCAGATTTGAGGCAGTTACCGTTGTGTTGCAGCAAACTCTGGCTGAG CGTGATGAATCCATGGGGCGGTGCAAAGAACTATCTCAGGAGCTGGTCAGTCTCCGAGGAGAGCTGG TATGCTCCGTTAATTCCTCTGAACGGCTGGAAAAGGAGAAGCAGGACTTGCAGAATGCTCTGGACAATGCAATGCAGAGATTGAAAGAGCAGCACCAGCAGGACCTGGAAGAGGTGGAGCAGAGACTGCAGGTCTTCTACCAGGCTGAGTGCGACAAGGTCCACCTCAGCTACCAGGAGGAGGCAGACAAGTGCAAAGCTCTGCTACAGCAGCAG ATGGCAGAACTTGAATGCAGCCAAAATGCCGTGAAGCTGGAATTGGAGCACAGCCATATAGAGCAGCTGCAATGTGCTAAGCAGCAACATGAACAGTCACTACTAG AGCTCGGAAATATCCACAATCAGCAGCTGGAGTCTTTGAGTGCAAGTTTGAAAGCCACAGAAGCTACTCTGTCT GCACAGATTGAAGAGCTGACTCAGCAGAACGCTGCCATGATGGAGAAGCTAACAGCAGAGGAGAACAAGAGGATGGAGCTCGTTGAGAGTCAG AAGGACTCGCACACTGTGTATCTGGAGCAGGAGCTGGAAAGCCTGAAGGTGGTGCtggatatcaaaaacaaacaactacaCCAGCGGGAGAAGAAGATGATGGACGTTGACAAACTT GTTGAGAAAAATGTGAAGTTGGATGAGAGCCTTAAAAGGGTCCAGCAGGAGAACGAGGACCTCAAAGCTCGCATAGAGAGGCATGCCACACTTTGGAG GCAGCTGTCCACAGAGCAGGCCATGCTGCAGGAATCCCTCCAGAAGGAGTCCAAGGTGAACAAGCGTTTGTCCATGGAGAATGAAGAGCTGCTGTGGAAGCTCCACAACGGAGACCTGAGCAGCCCTCACAAGGTGTCCCCCACCTCTATGTCTCCTTCCCACTCCTTCAGCCTCCAATCGCCTCGCAGTCCTGGCACATGTTCTCCTCCCCCTCTCTCGCCCAGATAA